A genome region from Chengkuizengella sp. SCS-71B includes the following:
- a CDS encoding histidine phosphatase family protein, whose translation MTTTKLYITRHGQTEWNLEKRMQGHKDSPLTSLGIQQAEWLGESLNDTTIDIIYASSSGRTRKTAELVRNQRDIEIIQADVLREINMGEWEGQVISELEQKYPEQHHAFWKTPHLYEPIGGESFQDLHNRVIPFVKDILSKHEGKTILIVTHGLTLKTIMSYFEKKELIDFWDSPHIYQTSLSMVEIDEQNEAFIRLYGDTSHYKELA comes from the coding sequence TTGACAACAACCAAACTATATATCACCAGACACGGTCAAACAGAATGGAATTTAGAAAAAAGAATGCAGGGTCATAAAGATTCTCCATTAACTTCGTTAGGGATTCAACAAGCAGAATGGTTAGGAGAGTCATTGAATGATACAACGATTGATATTATTTATGCTAGTTCAAGTGGAAGAACAAGAAAAACAGCCGAGCTTGTTAGGAATCAAAGAGACATAGAGATTATTCAAGCAGATGTATTAAGAGAAATAAATATGGGAGAGTGGGAAGGTCAGGTAATTAGTGAACTTGAACAAAAATATCCAGAACAACACCATGCATTTTGGAAAACACCCCATTTATATGAACCAATAGGAGGAGAAAGTTTTCAAGATTTGCATAATCGGGTAATCCCGTTTGTAAAGGATATTTTATCAAAACATGAAGGGAAAACGATATTAATTGTAACTCATGGCCTTACATTAAAAACTATTATGTCTTACTTTGAAAAAAAAGAGTTGATTGATTTTTGGGATTCTCCACATATTTATCAAACTAGTCTTAGTATGGTAGAAATAGATGAACAGAATGAAGCTTTCATTCGTTTATATGGGGATACTTCTCATTATAAGGAATTGGCTTGA
- a CDS encoding copper amine oxidase N-terminal domain-containing protein produces the protein MKRNKVFSFAGVFVLLLGIILTGCQSVGGVDINKALISQLDVSTYEGSGEYSFEFIVDESVELSEDEEKVLEYVNNVKLVIDNIKSEDAFKQSMKGSLQLPVLEDIPFELVLNQHYSELNYTFLIDGIEKPIHLGLDSIEEISNESFDSLSDLEDFQQTSIDLQKLIADFILSNSPNPSTVTVDSVEEEINGEDVDLKKVHIKIDGSELLPLLVETIQNMFEDEEKLKQLITELYDLYMPIMESVMTEEDLLDPSMQLMLNKDLAIEYLYTTLITEVKPFVEELDSMLEEFNNDPILNAIFSEENYLTLDLYVDKDLNIRKEAMELVIQPEMEEFSAIKGFKFYGENEMWNIDGDVEIDEIDTTNAINIMDIENASSPAFLFKEMDKTSSLYQLLSLMELNQMEVLLYPQDDKELAHLYDEPFVENGVTYAPLRYVSNELDASVKWDGDTKQINIVDNITGKELVFAIDNNEVLVDGEAVQLETNVIIIDGKSFVPLRFIVENLDSEIYYDNDIKRITITKEY, from the coding sequence GTGAAAAGAAATAAAGTCTTTTCATTTGCCGGGGTATTTGTTCTGCTATTGGGAATCATACTTACTGGTTGTCAATCTGTTGGAGGAGTAGACATAAACAAAGCACTTATATCACAGTTAGATGTATCTACATATGAAGGTTCTGGGGAATATTCTTTCGAATTTATTGTTGATGAAAGTGTAGAACTATCAGAAGATGAGGAAAAAGTTTTAGAATATGTAAATAATGTGAAATTAGTAATCGATAATATTAAATCTGAAGATGCATTTAAACAATCTATGAAAGGATCTTTACAGTTACCTGTATTGGAAGACATTCCTTTTGAATTAGTTTTGAATCAGCATTATAGTGAACTTAATTACACATTTTTAATTGATGGTATTGAAAAACCAATTCATTTGGGATTAGATTCAATAGAAGAAATTTCTAATGAATCATTTGATTCGTTATCTGATCTTGAAGATTTTCAACAAACGAGCATAGACTTGCAAAAACTTATTGCTGATTTTATTCTTAGCAACTCACCGAACCCATCAACTGTTACGGTTGATAGTGTAGAAGAGGAAATCAATGGGGAAGATGTTGATTTAAAGAAAGTTCATATTAAAATCGATGGCAGTGAATTGCTACCTTTATTGGTAGAAACGATTCAAAACATGTTTGAAGATGAAGAGAAACTAAAGCAATTAATTACAGAATTGTATGATTTATATATGCCAATTATGGAATCTGTAATGACAGAAGAAGATCTATTGGATCCTAGCATGCAATTGATGTTAAATAAAGATCTAGCTATTGAGTACCTCTATACAACATTAATAACTGAAGTTAAACCTTTTGTAGAAGAATTAGATTCGATGTTAGAGGAATTTAATAACGATCCAATTTTAAACGCTATTTTCAGCGAAGAAAATTATTTAACATTGGATTTATACGTGGATAAAGATTTAAACATTCGCAAAGAAGCAATGGAATTAGTCATTCAACCTGAAATGGAAGAGTTTTCTGCAATTAAAGGATTTAAATTTTATGGTGAAAATGAAATGTGGAATATAGATGGAGATGTAGAAATAGACGAAATTGATACTACGAATGCAATAAACATTATGGATATAGAAAATGCTTCTTCTCCTGCGTTTTTGTTTAAAGAAATGGATAAAACATCTTCTTTATATCAATTGTTAAGTTTAATGGAACTGAATCAAATGGAAGTTTTATTGTATCCTCAGGATGATAAAGAGCTAGCGCATCTTTATGATGAGCCATTTGTAGAAAATGGAGTAACTTATGCACCATTACGTTATGTTTCTAATGAATTGGATGCTAGTGTGAAATGGGATGGAGATACTAAACAGATTAACATTGTTGACAACATAACGGGTAAAGAACTTGTTTTTGCAATTGACAACAATGAAGTGTTGGTAGATGGTGAAGCTGTTCAACTGGAAACAAACGTAATTATTATTGATGGAAAATCCTTTGTACCGCTTAGATTTATTGTAGAGAATTTAGATAGTGAAATTTATTATGACAATGATATAAAACGTATTACGATAACAAAAGAATATTAA